One segment of Pseudofrancisella aestuarii DNA contains the following:
- a CDS encoding methylated-DNA--[protein]-cysteine S-methyltransferase, whose amino-acid sequence MADVVLYSKTIKSPIGNLIAIANDSALLALGFGENNINQKLAKIDSKASKILEKTNKILEITAKELDLYFSGNLKKFTIPLKLNGTEFQKNAWKQLQQIPYGKTISYLDEAKNIGNEKAFRAVANANGKNNIPIIIPCHRVINSNGKLGGFTGGIEKKIWILKHESKFI is encoded by the coding sequence ATGGCAGATGTAGTTTTATATTCAAAAACCATAAAATCTCCTATTGGAAATCTTATAGCTATTGCAAATGATTCAGCTTTGTTAGCATTAGGGTTTGGAGAAAACAATATAAATCAAAAACTTGCTAAGATTGATTCAAAAGCATCGAAAATATTAGAAAAAACCAATAAAATCCTAGAGATAACTGCAAAAGAATTAGATTTATATTTTTCTGGGAACCTTAAGAAGTTTACTATCCCGTTAAAACTAAATGGTACAGAATTTCAGAAAAACGCTTGGAAACAGCTACAGCAAATACCTTATGGAAAAACTATCAGCTACTTAGATGAAGCTAAAAACATAGGAAATGAAAAAGCTTTTAGGGCAGTAGCAAATGCTAATGGCAAAAATAATATTCCCATAATAATCCCTTGCCATAGAGTAATAAATAGCAATGGTAAGCTTGGTGGCTTCACTGGTGGTATAGAAAAGAAAATATGGATCTTAAAGCACGAAAGTAAATTTATATAA
- a CDS encoding LemA family protein, translating into MTFGVILLLVIAAICVYVVMTYNKLIAEIETVKNSEKQIDVQLDRRAKVFDSLVNVVKKYMDYEQTTLKQVVALRNKANVAKENGDVQERIDAENKISEFARGINVQFENYPELKANQNVIQLQEEITSTENKLAFAKQALNDSIERYNAHKKSFFAGVVVSFFKKLDENFIYWNISEEKKAQLEEARVEL; encoded by the coding sequence ATGACATTTGGAGTAATTTTATTATTAGTGATAGCTGCTATCTGTGTATATGTGGTTATGACTTATAACAAGTTAATTGCTGAAATAGAAACAGTTAAAAATTCAGAAAAACAAATTGATGTGCAACTTGACCGTCGTGCTAAAGTTTTTGACTCCTTAGTGAATGTGGTTAAAAAATATATGGATTATGAGCAAACTACATTAAAACAAGTAGTAGCTTTAAGAAATAAAGCAAATGTGGCAAAAGAAAATGGCGACGTACAAGAAAGAATTGATGCTGAAAATAAAATTTCAGAATTTGCTAGAGGCATAAATGTTCAATTTGAGAACTATCCAGAATTAAAAGCTAATCAGAATGTTATTCAATTACAAGAAGAAATAACTTCGACTGAGAATAAATTAGCTTTTGCTAAGCAAGCGCTTAATGATTCTATAGAAAGATATAATGCCCATAAGAAATCATTTTTTGCTGGAGTAGTAGTAAGTTTCTTTAAGAAGTTAGATGAGAATTTTATTTATTGGAATATTTCTGAAGAAAAGAAAGCTCAATTAGAAGAAGCAAGAGTGGAGCTATAG
- a CDS encoding prepilin-type N-terminal cleavage/methylation domain-containing protein, whose translation MNNRCFKKDDGFTLIELMVSVAIVAIIATIATSAYSNYVLRTKIAAEVSVQTAKAKEIYDLKRNGHDFYYLNGNDALNEYAALTKDIGTTGSGIINGYGEIMVRPEDVPEDSVRWRCIVAGDGLTQSDLPSHCILGGATFFRILKENNMIFSEDNFQYDDMPVDENGWGKVNTDSDFLGKWYITGGDEEIEIWNDFENIDDARPNVAELDGDKNEIVDFSHDLASKGFDSMSMSFDYYSRTGDDSSNFEVYLGDELVYKHDSFSKGWQSINIDLTNTNASGKTLTLREAGKDDSYGALIDLDSLKVTPNKIT comes from the coding sequence ATGAATAATAGATGCTTCAAAAAAGATGATGGATTTACTCTAATAGAGCTTATGGTTTCAGTAGCTATTGTAGCTATAATAGCTACAATAGCCACTTCAGCCTATTCTAACTACGTGCTAAGAACAAAAATAGCAGCAGAAGTTTCTGTGCAGACGGCTAAAGCAAAAGAAATATATGATCTTAAAAGAAATGGTCATGATTTTTATTATCTTAATGGCAATGACGCGCTTAATGAATATGCAGCTTTGACTAAAGATATTGGCACAACTGGAAGTGGTATAATTAATGGATATGGAGAGATCATGGTACGTCCTGAAGATGTACCAGAGGATTCTGTAAGGTGGCGTTGTATTGTTGCCGGAGATGGCCTAACTCAGTCTGACCTTCCTAGCCATTGTATATTAGGAGGAGCAACTTTCTTTAGAATTCTAAAAGAGAATAATATGATTTTCAGCGAAGATAATTTTCAGTATGATGATATGCCTGTTGATGAGAATGGTTGGGGTAAAGTAAATACGGATAGTGACTTTCTTGGAAAATGGTATATTACTGGAGGGGATGAAGAAATAGAAATTTGGAATGATTTTGAGAATATTGATGATGCTCGTCCAAATGTTGCTGAGCTAGATGGTGATAAAAATGAAATTGTAGATTTTTCTCATGATTTAGCATCTAAAGGTTTTGATAGTATGAGTATGTCTTTTGATTATTATTCAAGAACAGGAGATGATTCAAGTAATTTTGAAGTTTATCTTGGAGATGAGCTAGTTTATAAACATGATAGCTTCTCAAAAGGATGGCAAAGTATTAATATTGATTTAACTAATACTAATGCATCTGGTAAAACTTTGACATTAAGAGAGGCTGGCAAAGATGATAGTTATGGTGCTTTGATTGATTTAGATTCATTAAAAGTGACTCCTAATAAAATTACTTAA
- the ubiA gene encoding 4-hydroxybenzoate octaprenyltransferase has translation MLNKETLKAYVMLMRLHRPIPILLILWPTLTALVIASHGIPEFKYLFIFAIGVIVMRTVGCIVNDIADIDFDKHVARTSSRPLTTGKLTVRNAVNLCLVLSFVAFVCVLFLNIFTIILSFIALFLAILYPFCKRFFALPQFVLGLAFNFGILMAFSAIQNKLPIEAWVFYVATICWTIAYDTVYALADREFDLEIGINSSAILFGKRVFSFIFIFNFISIAFLILLGVICKYGIVYYFGLGLSSLFFIYNYFIYKKLGIEKCIKAFSDNHWVGLILFICVLLNYF, from the coding sequence ATGTTAAATAAAGAGACTTTAAAAGCTTATGTGATGCTAATGAGATTGCATAGACCAATTCCTATACTTTTAATACTATGGCCAACACTAACAGCTTTAGTGATAGCCTCTCATGGTATACCAGAATTTAAGTATTTATTTATATTTGCTATTGGTGTAATTGTGATGCGAACAGTTGGCTGTATTGTAAATGATATTGCTGATATAGATTTTGATAAGCATGTAGCAAGGACAAGTTCTAGACCATTAACTACTGGTAAATTAACAGTTAGGAATGCTGTAAATTTATGTCTGGTTTTATCTTTTGTAGCTTTTGTATGTGTCTTATTTTTGAATATATTTACAATAATATTATCTTTTATAGCATTGTTTTTAGCTATTTTATATCCATTTTGTAAAAGGTTTTTTGCCTTGCCTCAATTTGTACTTGGTTTGGCTTTTAACTTTGGAATATTGATGGCTTTCTCTGCTATACAAAATAAATTACCGATAGAAGCGTGGGTATTTTATGTAGCTACTATATGTTGGACCATAGCATATGATACTGTTTATGCATTAGCAGATAGAGAATTTGATCTGGAAATAGGTATAAATTCATCAGCTATATTATTTGGTAAAAGAGTTTTTAGTTTTATATTTATATTTAATTTTATATCTATAGCTTTCTTAATTTTATTAGGAGTTATATGTAAGTATGGAATTGTTTATTATTTTGGATTAGGCCTATCTAGTCTATTTTTTATATATAATTATTTTATTTATAAGAAGCTAGGTATAGAAAAATGTATAAAGGCTTTTTCAGATAATCACTGGGTAGGGCTAATATTATTTATATGTGTTTTGCTTAATTACTTTTAA
- a CDS encoding CDP-alcohol phosphatidyltransferase family protein: MIEQKVRPWFQRYFVDMVAMALSKYCSPSSLTIASFIFGFISAIFIFIDIYLSVFFLLLSGYFDIIDGSVARIQKKSSSFGTMLDILSDRFVEAFIIIAIFIHQPHIAWIGLFMMMSIIVCISSFLLVGIFSQQQSHKSFYYSPGLMERAETFIFFIVMILLPSTVLYLGLIFTILVLWTTVYRAYEFYCYSSQEGD; encoded by the coding sequence ATGATAGAGCAAAAAGTTAGACCATGGTTTCAGAGATATTTTGTTGATATGGTAGCTATGGCTTTATCTAAATATTGTTCTCCAAGTAGTCTAACAATTGCTTCATTTATATTTGGTTTTATAAGTGCAATATTTATATTTATTGATATATATCTAAGCGTCTTTTTTCTTTTACTTTCGGGATATTTTGACATAATAGATGGAAGTGTTGCTAGGATACAAAAAAAATCATCATCATTTGGTACTATGCTAGATATTCTAAGTGATAGATTTGTAGAAGCTTTTATCATTATAGCTATATTTATCCATCAACCACATATTGCTTGGATTGGATTATTTATGATGATGTCAATAATAGTTTGTATTAGCAGCTTTTTATTAGTGGGAATTTTTAGTCAACAACAAAGTCATAAAAGTTTTTACTATAGTCCAGGGCTTATGGAGAGAGCTGAGACATTTATATTTTTTATTGTAATGATTCTTTTGCCTAGTACAGTTTTGTATTTGGGATTGATTTTCACTATATTAGTATTGTGGACAACAGTTTATAGAGCTTATGAGTTTTATTGTTATTCAAGTCAAGAAGGAGACTAA
- the htpX gene encoding zinc metalloprotease HtpX, with translation MSENLHYGSANWREVVRKNTQKTYLVIAVFLIVFFLLGIFVDTVYRYSELANAYYQYYHQQLSIGQVFVWLATFKIIPYATIIISAITIIWLYITFAMYDKIMLSGTDYQEITADNNDPLARRVYNVVEEMKVAAGMRYMPKVFLINANYMNAFASGYSEKSAMVAITAKLAQSLTRDELQAVMAHELTHIRNQDIKLNLFTMVLSNMMLIIMDFLFYSVLFSGNNRSSNNRNNNAAVFFLIIIILRYVLQIFTIFMMLFLSRTREYMADAGAVELMRTNMPMASALMKISKDSTTPEAQNEYKHNKNENLRRASYIYDPLSVGFSGGDMSDMFSTHPSLENRLQSIGVSAKGS, from the coding sequence ATGAGTGAAAATTTACACTACGGCTCAGCAAATTGGAGAGAAGTAGTACGTAAAAACACGCAAAAGACATATTTAGTTATAGCAGTATTTCTAATTGTTTTCTTTTTACTGGGTATATTTGTAGATACTGTTTATAGATATAGTGAATTAGCAAATGCATATTATCAGTATTATCACCAGCAGCTTTCTATAGGTCAGGTCTTTGTATGGCTTGCAACATTCAAAATTATCCCTTATGCAACTATTATAATTTCCGCTATAACGATTATTTGGCTTTATATTACCTTTGCAATGTATGATAAAATTATGCTTTCTGGTACTGACTATCAGGAAATAACAGCAGATAATAATGATCCTTTAGCTCGTAGAGTTTATAATGTTGTTGAGGAAATGAAAGTTGCTGCAGGCATGAGATATATGCCAAAAGTATTTCTTATTAATGCAAACTATATGAATGCTTTTGCGTCAGGATATTCAGAGAAATCAGCAATGGTTGCAATAACTGCTAAGTTAGCTCAAAGTTTAACTAGAGATGAATTACAGGCTGTTATGGCACATGAACTAACTCATATCAGAAATCAAGATATTAAACTAAACCTTTTTACTATGGTTTTATCTAATATGATGCTTATCATCATGGATTTCCTATTTTATTCAGTGCTTTTCTCTGGAAATAATAGAAGTAGTAATAATCGTAATAATAATGCTGCAGTATTTTTCTTAATAATTATTATTTTAAGATATGTTTTGCAAATATTTACTATATTTATGATGCTATTCTTAAGTCGGACAAGAGAGTATATGGCAGATGCGGGAGCTGTAGAATTAATGCGGACAAATATGCCTATGGCAAGTGCATTGATGAAGATATCAAAAGACAGCACCACTCCTGAAGCACAAAATGAGTATAAACATAATAAAAATGAAAATCTTCGTAGAGCTTCTTATATTTATGATCCATTAAGTGTGGGTTTTAGTGGTGGTGATATGTCAGATATGTTTTCTACACATCCAAGCTTAGAGAATAGATTGCAGTCTATAGGTGTAAGTGCTAAAGGTTCGTGA
- a CDS encoding dihydrolipoyl dehydrogenase family protein: MKEVKTDICVIGGGSGGLSVAAGAVQMGAKVVLCEGGEMGGDCLNYGCVPSKAMIEASRVIYHTKKAHKFGIEIDGVQPDYKKVQQHVKNVIAKIAPHDSVERFEGLGVTVIKEYAQLVDRYTVKAGETIIKAKYIVLATGSQAKVPPIKGLDEVNYYTNENIFDISEKPQKLIVLGGGPIGVELAQAHTLLGCEVTIVEAFSDILSFADSDCRNVILNGFKELGINVVTNAKVQEIYKDNDTIYVKTDINVYSGTHLLVATGREPNIKKLNLEEIGIVHTEKGVTVDSSLRTNYKNIYAIGDIAGPYQFTHAAGYHAGIVIQNMLFKLPAKVGYKSFPFVVYTTPELAQTGMSISEAEKQSAKILTIDYGSNDRAQANLSTEGLVKVAVDKKGYILGATIVGESAGELINEWTIAIKNKFKIKQMTSHIVAYPTLSELNKRVAGSYFTPMLYSKKVKIIVRILLKIFGKRI; encoded by the coding sequence ATGAAAGAAGTTAAAACAGACATTTGTGTTATTGGCGGAGGTTCAGGAGGGTTATCTGTTGCTGCCGGAGCAGTACAGATGGGTGCAAAAGTTGTTCTTTGTGAAGGTGGTGAAATGGGTGGAGACTGCCTAAATTATGGTTGTGTTCCATCTAAAGCAATGATCGAAGCTTCTAGAGTTATTTATCATACAAAGAAAGCACATAAATTTGGGATAGAGATAGATGGTGTTCAGCCAGATTATAAAAAGGTTCAGCAGCACGTTAAGAATGTTATAGCTAAAATAGCTCCTCATGATTCGGTAGAAAGGTTTGAAGGCTTGGGAGTGACTGTAATAAAAGAGTATGCCCAATTAGTCGATAGATATACAGTCAAAGCTGGAGAAACTATAATAAAAGCTAAATATATAGTTTTGGCTACAGGTTCACAAGCTAAGGTGCCCCCTATAAAAGGTCTGGATGAAGTTAATTATTATACAAATGAGAATATTTTTGATATATCAGAGAAACCTCAGAAGTTGATTGTTTTAGGTGGAGGACCTATAGGAGTAGAGCTAGCTCAGGCTCATACTTTATTAGGTTGTGAGGTAACTATTGTTGAAGCTTTTTCTGATATTTTAAGTTTTGCAGATTCAGATTGTCGAAATGTAATCTTAAATGGATTTAAAGAGTTAGGTATAAATGTTGTCACAAACGCTAAGGTACAAGAGATTTATAAGGATAATGACACTATTTATGTAAAAACAGATATTAATGTTTATTCTGGAACACATCTTCTAGTAGCTACAGGTAGAGAGCCAAACATAAAGAAATTAAACCTTGAAGAAATTGGAATTGTTCATACAGAAAAGGGTGTGACGGTAGATTCATCACTAAGAACTAACTATAAAAATATTTATGCTATAGGAGATATTGCTGGTCCATATCAGTTTACACATGCAGCAGGATATCACGCAGGAATAGTTATTCAGAATATGTTGTTTAAGCTTCCTGCAAAGGTTGGTTATAAGAGTTTCCCTTTTGTAGTTTACACGACTCCAGAATTAGCTCAGACAGGTATGTCTATAAGTGAAGCTGAGAAGCAAAGTGCTAAAATTCTTACTATTGATTATGGTAGTAATGATAGAGCACAGGCTAATTTATCGACAGAAGGTTTGGTGAAAGTAGCTGTTGACAAAAAAGGTTATATACTTGGGGCTACAATTGTTGGAGAGAGTGCTGGCGAGCTTATAAATGAATGGACAATAGCTATTAAAAATAAATTTAAAATAAAGCAAATGACTTCACACATAGTGGCTTATCCAACTCTAAGTGAATTAAACAAAAGAGTTGCTGGGAGCTATTTTACTCCTATGCTTTATAGTAAAAAAGTTAAAATAATAGTTAGAATTTTATTAAAGATTTTTGGTAAAAGAATATGA
- a CDS encoding NAD(P)-binding domain-containing protein, translating into MSNKVYSWTVIGAGCAGIVAIAKLLDERISPNDILWIDEGFNGGEINTKWYEVPGNTIVETLNDSFYSFKSINYKELKSDLKNLNPNDVCSLGYLAEALKDASKELLSSGLNTYKSKVISICDKSGIIEIETLNKTFKTEKLILATGAKQAQQNTNKKTLNLEIALCPTKLTQENLQNKKIGVIGSSHSAILVLKNLIDAKADNIVNFYRSFTKYAMPYNGKIIYDNTGLKGLAAAWAKENLEASKHIKRVHIEDSSYAKEFSECDLLIYAMGFESRNIPINGVTNYKHNPYHGIIAPNIYGIGIAYPEIACDDFGYTEQNVGMLKFVKYINKVFPIWQM; encoded by the coding sequence GTGTCTAACAAAGTTTATTCTTGGACTGTTATTGGTGCTGGTTGTGCAGGTATAGTTGCAATAGCAAAACTTCTTGATGAAAGAATATCTCCTAATGATATTTTATGGATAGATGAAGGTTTTAATGGTGGTGAAATAAATACCAAATGGTACGAGGTTCCAGGAAATACTATTGTTGAAACCTTAAATGATTCATTCTATAGCTTTAAATCAATTAATTATAAAGAACTTAAATCTGATCTTAAAAACCTCAATCCCAATGATGTCTGTTCATTAGGATATCTAGCAGAAGCTTTAAAAGATGCATCTAAAGAACTTTTATCCTCTGGTTTAAATACTTATAAAAGTAAAGTGATCTCTATTTGCGATAAAAGTGGAATTATTGAAATAGAAACACTTAATAAAACTTTTAAAACAGAGAAACTTATTTTAGCTACAGGAGCTAAGCAAGCCCAACAAAATACAAACAAAAAAACCTTAAATCTAGAAATTGCATTATGCCCAACAAAACTAACTCAAGAAAACTTGCAAAATAAAAAAATTGGCGTCATTGGATCATCGCATTCAGCTATTCTTGTATTAAAAAACTTAATAGATGCTAAAGCTGATAACATCGTGAATTTTTATAGAAGTTTCACAAAATATGCTATGCCTTATAATGGAAAGATAATCTATGATAATACTGGACTGAAAGGTCTAGCTGCTGCCTGGGCAAAAGAAAACTTAGAGGCCTCAAAGCATATCAAAAGAGTACATATAGAAGACTCTTCTTATGCTAAAGAATTTTCAGAATGTGATTTGCTAATTTATGCTATGGGATTTGAAAGTAGAAATATTCCTATTAATGGAGTAACTAACTATAAGCATAATCCTTATCATGGAATTATAGCTCCAAACATATACGGAATAGGAATTGCGTATCCAGAAATTGCTTGTGATGATTTTGGGTATACTGAGCAAAATGTAGGAATGCTTAAATTTGTAAAATATATAAATAAGGTTTTCCCTATATGGCAGATGTAG
- a CDS encoding TVP38/TMEM64 family protein has protein sequence MRKKYKSIPIIILVIGLIVFFILGGYKYLTLETLKQNYENLLKFTSQNLILSSMIYSICYILVVAFSIPGAAVMTLLGGFLFGIVFGSILVVSSATIGAVILFLAVKTSFGEMLKDKAKGSVEKMRKGFSDNAFNYLLVLRLVPIFPFFVINIACGVLNIKLKDFFFGTLLGIIPGSVIYVWVGTGLGYAIKQGQELNLGIIFQKEFILPILALALLSLIPVIKKKLTRDKSYERS, from the coding sequence ATGAGAAAGAAGTATAAATCGATTCCTATAATTATATTAGTTATTGGTTTGATAGTGTTTTTCATACTTGGCGGTTATAAATATTTAACGCTTGAAACTCTTAAGCAAAACTATGAGAACCTACTTAAATTTACTTCACAGAATTTAATATTAAGTTCCATGATATATTCAATTTGCTATATCTTAGTTGTTGCCTTTTCTATACCAGGTGCTGCTGTTATGACTCTGCTAGGAGGTTTTCTTTTTGGAATCGTATTTGGCTCAATATTAGTTGTTTCATCAGCAACAATAGGTGCAGTTATTTTATTTCTAGCTGTGAAAACATCGTTTGGAGAAATGCTTAAGGATAAAGCAAAAGGTAGCGTTGAAAAGATGAGAAAAGGATTTTCTGATAACGCTTTTAACTACTTATTGGTACTAAGACTAGTGCCAATCTTTCCTTTTTTTGTAATTAATATTGCTTGTGGCGTTTTAAATATCAAGCTAAAAGATTTTTTCTTTGGAACATTATTAGGAATAATTCCAGGTTCGGTGATCTATGTATGGGTTGGTACAGGTCTCGGCTATGCTATTAAGCAAGGGCAGGAGTTGAATTTAGGTATTATTTTCCAAAAAGAATTTATTTTGCCTATTTTAGCTTTAGCATTACTTTCTTTAATTCCAGTAATAAAAAAGAAATTAACAAGAGATAAATCTTATGAAAGAAGTTAA
- a CDS encoding chorismate--pyruvate lyase family protein: MEILTNIDEKNYAFWLRDAKHLTIALKKYYSEITLTKYSQELEDLNSFERNLLNKDNSIVRKISLNSDEKELVYARTIVPVDTYIFFKERFESLGENPIGESFLYNNDNFLRSDFIVRKLSNKEFQQETSRSVTNDYIFSRSSIFSLKEQNNLKVLITEYFLGIKNLVEKRSLNVK; the protein is encoded by the coding sequence ATGGAAATACTAACAAATATAGATGAAAAAAATTATGCATTTTGGTTAAGAGACGCTAAACATTTAACAATAGCTTTAAAAAAATATTATAGTGAAATTACTCTTACGAAATATTCTCAAGAGTTAGAAGATTTAAATAGCTTTGAGCGTAATTTGCTGAATAAAGATAATAGCATAGTAAGAAAAATTAGTTTAAATTCAGATGAAAAAGAATTAGTGTATGCAAGAACGATTGTTCCTGTAGATACGTATATTTTTTTTAAAGAAAGATTTGAATCTTTAGGAGAGAATCCAATAGGCGAGAGCTTTTTGTATAATAATGATAACTTTTTAAGAAGTGACTTTATTGTAAGGAAGCTTTCAAATAAAGAATTTCAGCAAGAAACGAGTAGAAGTGTAACAAATGATTATATTTTCTCACGTAGCTCTATATTTTCTTTAAAAGAACAAAATAATTTAAAAGTTTTAATTACAGAGTATTTTTTAGGAATTAAAAATTTAGTGGAAAAAAGAAGTTTAAATGTTAAATAA
- a CDS encoding mechanosensitive ion channel family protein has translation MDLQYTLLNFFKENFNLNHTLSIILVEIFLISCLLGIGLIAYWVLKFINYIYTKKFLDRFIRQASIDGSFEKSLVGTLLKIIPGIIVFIGSKVVIFNQVSWTREVSQIVKSLALLYILYMSLKTVFIILDIFCEWLRKKNHTRYYLIKSFIQALKLIIVFLGVILAVSIIIEKSPLILLTGLGALSAVLLLIFKDSIVGFVANIQVSTYDTVRVGDWITIPSHGADGTVLDIAINTVKIQNFDKTIVSIPTAALISGGVKNWRGMQESGGRRIKRALKIDINTIRFCDDKLIDNLKHIDLLKNYVNNKENCKNITNATLFRYYITEYLKALPTIEHSNFLMLVRHLDPSEVGLPIEIYAFTNTTAWAEYESIQADIFDHLLAMINLFDLKIFQLDDYRKWKINSDN, from the coding sequence ATGGATTTACAATATACTCTTCTAAACTTTTTTAAAGAAAATTTTAATCTAAACCATACACTCTCAATAATCCTAGTAGAAATATTCTTAATATCTTGCTTGCTTGGTATTGGTCTTATCGCATACTGGGTATTAAAGTTTATAAATTATATATATACAAAGAAATTCCTAGATCGATTTATTAGGCAAGCATCTATTGATGGTAGCTTTGAAAAAAGCCTAGTTGGAACTTTACTTAAAATAATACCGGGCATTATAGTTTTTATTGGATCTAAAGTTGTAATTTTCAATCAAGTTTCATGGACTAGAGAAGTATCTCAAATAGTTAAAAGCCTAGCTCTTCTTTACATTTTGTATATGTCACTAAAAACTGTTTTCATTATATTAGATATTTTCTGTGAATGGCTTAGAAAGAAAAATCATACTAGATACTACCTAATCAAAAGCTTCATTCAAGCTCTTAAATTAATTATTGTCTTCTTAGGAGTAATATTAGCAGTTTCAATAATTATTGAAAAATCTCCTTTAATACTACTAACAGGGCTAGGTGCCTTATCAGCAGTCTTACTTTTAATTTTTAAAGATAGTATTGTAGGTTTTGTAGCAAATATTCAGGTATCAACCTATGATACTGTTAGAGTTGGTGACTGGATAACTATTCCTAGCCATGGTGCTGATGGTACTGTATTAGATATTGCAATAAATACTGTTAAAATCCAAAATTTTGATAAAACCATAGTTTCAATACCTACTGCTGCTTTAATTAGTGGTGGTGTAAAAAACTGGCGTGGAATGCAAGAGTCTGGTGGAAGAAGGATTAAAAGAGCCCTAAAAATAGATATAAACACCATTCGCTTCTGTGATGATAAATTGATAGATAATCTTAAGCATATTGATCTATTAAAAAATTACGTAAACAATAAAGAGAATTGTAAAAATATTACAAATGCCACTTTATTTAGATACTACATAACTGAATATTTAAAAGCTTTACCAACTATAGAGCATTCTAACTTCTTAATGTTAGTAAGACACTTAGATCCTAGCGAAGTTGGTTTGCCAATTGAAATATATGCTTTCACAAATACTACTGCTTGGGCTGAGTATGAAAGCATTCAAGCAGACATTTTTGATCATCTTTTAGCTATGATTAATTTATTTGATCTGAAGATTTTTCAATTAGATGATTATAGAAAATGGAAAATTAATAGTGATAATTAA
- the rph gene encoding ribonuclease PH → MRPSGRNNDQLRNLKIIHNFTKHAEGSILIEFGDTKVLCTASVTEGVPKFKKDSGEGWLTAEYGMLPRSTHTRMDREAARGKQSGRTQEIQRLIGRALRASVDLTQIPEYTIKVDCDVIQADGGTRTASITGASLAIKDAVEYMKEKNMIPAEAKPLKAQVAAISVGIYNDNPVLDLDYAEDSNAETDMNVVMNSNGGLIEIQGTAEGKDFSEEEFAKMLTLAKKGIKEIFENLF, encoded by the coding sequence ATGAGACCTAGTGGTAGAAATAATGACCAACTAAGGAATTTAAAAATTATACATAATTTCACTAAACATGCTGAAGGTTCAATATTAATAGAATTTGGCGATACCAAAGTACTATGTACAGCCTCTGTAACAGAAGGTGTACCAAAATTTAAAAAAGACTCAGGAGAAGGTTGGTTAACTGCTGAATATGGTATGCTTCCTCGATCAACGCACACAAGAATGGATAGAGAAGCTGCTCGTGGTAAACAATCAGGAAGAACTCAAGAAATACAAAGACTTATTGGTCGAGCTCTTAGAGCTAGTGTTGATCTAACTCAAATACCAGAATATACAATAAAAGTAGACTGTGACGTTATACAAGCTGATGGAGGAACGCGTACAGCATCTATTACAGGAGCATCATTAGCAATCAAAGATGCTGTTGAATATATGAAAGAAAAAAATATGATTCCTGCTGAAGCTAAACCTTTAAAAGCACAGGTAGCTGCTATTTCTGTTGGAATATATAATGATAATCCTGTATTAGATTTAGACTATGCTGAAGATTCTAATGCTGAAACTGATATGAACGTCGTAATGAATTCAAATGGTGGTTTAATTGAAATTCAAGGTACAGCAGAAGGTAAAGATTTTTCTGAAGAAGAATTTGCTAAAATGCTTACTCTTGCTAAAAAAGGAATAAAGGAAATTTTTGAAAACTTATTCTAA